From the Paenibacillus sp. MMS20-IR301 genome, the window AAAGACTTAATGTATCTACAATATATCCAATTAATTGTGGTGTCAATCCTTAAATCTTAGAGCATTCACCTGATCCCCTTCACCCAGCAGCTCGAACTGGTTCCGGTTGAACGCAATCAGCCCGTCCTGTGCCATCCGCTGCAGCTCCCTGGATAAGGCGCTCCGGTCAACGGTCAGATAATCGGCCAGGTCGTTCCGGCTGAACGGAATTTCGAAGCTGGGTGAATTATTTTTCTTGGCCTGCAAATGCAAATAATACAGAATCCGCTCCCGCAATGATTTGTGGGAGACCAGATCCAGCTTCTGATAGACCGACCGGTTGTTCTCCAGCAGCAGGGTCAGCATATTCTCGATAATCCGCCCCCTTAAATGGCAGGTGGCCTGGCCGGGACGCACGATCTGCTTGATCTTGATGAACAGAATACGGCACCCGGCACCGGCAACCGCTTCATAGCCGCTCGGCTCCTGCTGCAGGCGGAGCGCTGTCTCACCGAGGATCTCTCCGCTTGTCAGCTCGGAGAAGATGAACCGCATCCCTGCACTATTGTCCTTGCACAGCAGGACACTGCCTTCCAGAATAATGCCGGCTGAATCCAGATATTCATCCGGCTTAAAGATCGTCTCCTTCTTGGCATAATCCCTGATCGTCCCCTGAAGGCAGCCCAGAGCCTGTTGCACTTCATTATTCCCGAAGCCCTTGAAAAGGACTGTATTTTGAATTTTGTCCATATATTCCTGCAATTTATCACCCTCCTGTTGCCATGGCAACAGAGTCATGGTAAAAACTCTGCTACAATTTAATGAATGAGAACGATTCTCACCAAT encodes:
- a CDS encoding Crp/Fnr family transcriptional regulator, yielding MQEYMDKIQNTVLFKGFGNNEVQQALGCLQGTIRDYAKKETIFKPDEYLDSAGIILEGSVLLCKDNSAGMRFIFSELTSGEILGETALRLQQEPSGYEAVAGAGCRILFIKIKQIVRPGQATCHLRGRIIENMLTLLLENNRSVYQKLDLVSHKSLRERILYYLHLQAKKNNSPSFEIPFSRNDLADYLTVDRSALSRELQRMAQDGLIAFNRNQFELLGEGDQVNALRFKD